From the genome of Aquipuribacter sp. SD81:
CGAGGTCCAGCACCACGGCGGATCCCCTCAGCCGGTGGACGAGCGCGGGCAGCAGCACCGTGCCGGCGCTCGGCAGCGTGTCGACGACGACCCGTCCGGCGGGCTCCCCGCGCACGGCCTCCAGCCGTGCGCGCAGCCGCGCCGAGGCGGCGAGGACCTCGTCGGCGCCGTCGGCGAGCAGCCGGCCCTCGGCGGTCAGCCGCAGGCCCCGTGCGAAGGGCTCGACCAGGGGGACCCCGGCCTCGCGGGTCGCCACCCGCAGCTGCTGCGACAGCGCGGAGGGCGTGCGGTGGGTGGCGGCCGCCACCCGGGTGAGCGACCCGAGGGCGGCGAGGTCGCGCAGCAGCTCGAGGTGCCGCAGCTCCATGCAGGAAACCTACACAGTCGTTCCACGAACTGTCGCTTGTCCTGAACGGTGCGCCGGTCCGACGCTGGTGCCGTGCCCGCCCGCCACGTCGCCCTCGCCCTCCTCGTCGCCGCGCTGTGGGGGGTCAACTTCGTGGCCATCCACGCCTCGCTCGAGCAGTTCCCGCCCCTGTTCCTCGTCGCGCTCCGCTTCGCGCTCCTCGCGGTCCCCACCGTCCTGCTCGTGCCCCGGCCCGACGTGCCGCTGCGGTGGCTGCTGGGCTACGGCCTCGGCTTCGGCACGCTGCAGTTCGTCGGCCTCTACCTCGGCATGGCCGCGGGCTTCCCGGCCGGCCTCGCCTCCCTCGTGCTGCAGTCCTCGGCCCCCTTCACCGTGCTGCTCGGGGCGGTCCTGCTGCGCGAGCGGGTGCGGCCGCGGGCGGTGGTCGGCCTCGCCGTCGCGGTCGGCGGCCTCGCGCTCGTCGGGGTGGAGCGGGCCGAGGGCAGCCCGCCGTGGCCGTTCCTGCTCGTCGTGCTCGGCGGCCTGGGGTGGGCGCTCGGCAACCTGTCGGTCCGCCTCGCGGCGGCCCCCCGGCCGCTGCACCTCACGCTGTGGATGGCCGTGGTCCCGCCGCTGCCCACCCTCGCGCTCTCGCTCGTCGTGGAGGGGCCGGACCGGATCGCGGCGTCCCTCCTCGGCGGCGACGCGGTGGCCGCGTGGGCCTGGGCCGGGCTCGGCTACACCGTCCTGCTCGGCACGGTCGTGGGCTCGGGGGTGTGGGTGTGGCTCATGGCGCGCCACCCAGCGGGGGTCGTCGCACCGTTCTCGCTGCTCGTGCCCGTGGTCGGGGCGAGCGCGGCGTGGCTCGTGCTCGGCGAGCGGCCCGCGCCGCTGGAGGTCGTCGGCGGCGCGCTGGTCGTGGGCGGCGTGCTGTGGGCCGGGCTGCGTCGCACGACACCTCCGACGCCGACGCCGACGACGCCGACGCCGACGCCGACGCCGACGACGCCGACGCCGACGCCGACGCCGACGACGCCGACGCCGACGCCGACGCCGACGACGCCGACGCCGACGCCGACGCCGACGACGCCGACGCCGACGCCGACGCCGACGACGCCGACGCCGACGCCGACGACGCCGACGCCGACGCCGATGACGCCGACGTCACCCCCGACGTCCCCTCCGAGGGGCCACCCGACCCCGGCGACGGCCGGAGCGGGTGAGGTGGCGGTACCGCCGAGCCGGTGACGACCGCGCCCGGAATGGTCGCTGACGTGTGCGACCGGGGTGTTTGGGGCAGGGTGTCCTCCGGCGCCGTCGGTCCCACCCCGCCCGACGGCGCGAGCCGCCGCCCCTCACGCAGACTGGAGCAGGACGCATGACCTCGCCGAGGCCCGCGACGCCGGGGCGCCCGTGAACGACACCCGGGAGCTCGTGCTGCCCCCGAAGGCGACCTCGCCGCGTGAGGCGAGGCGCTGGGTGGCGGGCCTGCTCGACGGCTGGGGCCTGGAGCCGCTCGTGGAGCAGGTGGAGCTGCTCACCACCGAGGTGGTCACCAACGCGCTGCTGCACGCCGGCACCACGATGCAGGTCCGGGTGGGGCGCGAGGGCGAGGGGGTGCGGGTCGAGGTCGAGGACGGCTCGCAGGTCATGCCGCTGCGACGGCACTACAGCCCGACCGCCTCCACCGGTCGCGGCATGACCCTGCTGTCGAGCCTGGCCGACGACTTCGGCTGGCACGGCTCGGAGCGGGGAAAGGTGACGTGGTTTGTTGTCACCACGGTCCGCAGCGCCTGGGACACCTTCGAGCTCGACGACGTCATGGGCGGTCCGTGACCGCCGTGCGCGTGGGCGCGTCGTGATGGGTGAGGAGGAGCGCTCGCCCGACGACGGCACGCCGCTGGGGCGCTACGTGCCCGACGGGGACGGGAGCCCGCCGGTGCGCGTCGTGCTGCGCGACCTGCCGGTGGCCCTCGCGATGGCCAGCCGCGAGCACCACGACGACCTGCTGCGCGAGTACCGCCTGCTCGCGCTGTCCGGCGAGATCGACGCCGCGCACGCCCCGGCACGCCTCGTCGAGCTCGTCGAGGTGCTGGGCGGCCGCTACGCGCAGGCGCACGGTCGTCGTGACGAGGAGCTCGAGGCCGCGCACGCGGCGGGCCGGTCGGTCATCGACCAGGTGTCGGAGGTCCCGGCCGGTTCGCTCGAGGCCGTCCGCGGCCTGCGGGCGCTCATGGAGGAGTCGGACCGCTACTGCGAGGAGGCCCGGCTGCTCACGGTGCCGCGCCCGCCGCTGCTCCGCCGCTTCGGCGAGTGGTTCCTCGGCGAGTACGAGCGACAGCTGCAGGGCCACCCGCCCACGCCGTGGGACGGTCCCCTGCAGGTCTGAGCGGCTCCCTCAGTGACGCGTGCCGCCCGCGTACGGCATGTACGACATCGACTGGATCTTGACGACGTCACCCGACGACGGCGCGGCCACGAGCTCGCCGCCGCCGATGTAGATGCCGACGTGGCTGATGGGGGAGTAGAAGTACACGAGGTCGCCCGGACGCAGCTCGCCGCGCGACACCTTCCGGCCCGCGGAGTACTGCATGCGCGAGGAGTGCGGCAGCGAGACGCCGACCTGCGCCCACGCCCGCGAGGTGAGACCGCTGCAGTCGTAGGCGTTCGGGCCGCCCGCGCCCCACAGGTACGGCTTGCCCATCTGCGAGCACGCGAAGGAGATGACGGTCGCGGTGCGCGCGTCGGGGGCCTGCACCGAGCGGCCGCCGCAGCTGACAGTCGTCCCGCTCACCGGGGCCGCCGCGGCCGCGCCGGAGTCCCCGGACCCGCCCGAGTCGTTCGACCCGCCCGAGGCGTCGGACCCGCCGGACCCGCTCGACCCGCCGGAGTCGCTCGAGCCGCCGGCAGCGTCCGACGCGCCGGACGCCGCAGCGACGGACGCCGCCTCGGCGTCGGCCGCGCGGGCCCGGCTCGCGGCCTCCTGCGCCGCGCGGCGCTCGGCGGCGGCGCGGATGGCCTCCTGCCGGCGGCGCTCCCGCTCGGCGGCGGCCTCCTGGGCGGCGCGCAGGTCGTCCTCCGCGGCCGCGAGCTGCCCCTCGATGCGCTCCTTCTTCTCACCGAGGTCGCGCTCGGTCCGCTCCACGGCCGCGAGCGCGGCCTCCTCGTCGCGTCGCAGGCCCTGCAGCTCGACCTGCGCCTCGCGGAGCCCCGACAGCGAGACCGATCGGCGCTCGCCCAGCAGCGCGAGGGTGCTGGAGGAGTGGACCCACTCCGCGCCGCCGCGCAGCAGCACCGCGAGCTGCGGGTCGACGCCCCCGCGCTTGAACGCCTCGACCGCCAGCCCGGTCAGCTCGCCCTGCATGTCCTCGATGCGGACCTGCTGGTCGGCGACCTGGGCCCCGACGGCCTCGGCCCGCTCCCGCTGGGACCGCGCCTCCTCGCGCAGCTCGTTGTAGTCCTCGGTGAGCGCCGCGACCTCACGGCCCAGCTCCTCGACGCGGTCCTCGGCCTGCTCGACGTCCGAGGCCGTGGCCGGCGCGGCGACCAGACCGAGGCAGAGGGCGGCGGCGGCCAGGGCGGCGGCGAGCGGCAGCGGGGCGAGGCGCACGGGCATGGTCCTGTCGGTCGGCAGCAGTCGAGGGGGCGACCCGGCGACGACGGCGCGGGCTCCGAGGGGGTCGTCAGAAGGTAACAGAACGGTCTCGCGGGAGGCGAGAAGCGTCGCGTCGCGGCTCGCTCACGCTCGGTGCAGCGGGGTGGCCGGGTCGGCGAGCGTGGCGCGGTCCGGCGCCCGGCCCACCGCGCGCCGGGCCTGCGCGGCCTCGCGCGGCCGGTCGACGGTGAGCACGGCGAGCAGGCGCCCGTCGCGCGACAGCCAGGTCGCGGTGGGGGAGCCGTCGACGTGCTCGCGCCACACGACCCCGGCGTCGTCCGCCGGCAGCCCGACCAGCTGCACGCGCGCGCCGTGCTGGTCGCTCCACACGTAGGGCACCGGGTCGTGCGCGGGCGTGCCCTCCGGCCCGTCGAGCAGCACCCGGGCCGCGACGGCCGGCCCGGTCGAGGCCTCCTCCCAGTGCTCGGCCCGCAGCCGCCGCCGCCAGCGCGGGGACCACCGCTCGGCGGCGTCGCCGACGGCCAGCACCCCGTCCGCGCCGCTGCGCAGGTGCTCGTCCACGAGCACACCCGCGCCGAGCGGGACACCGCTGCCCCGCAGCCAGCCCACCGTGGGACGCACCCCGACCCCCACGACGACGACGTCGGCCGGCACGAGCGCGCCGTCGGCGAGCAGGACGCCCTCGTCGACGACCCGGTCCACGCGGGTGCCGGTGCGCAGCCGGACGTCCCGCCACAGCGGGGTGAGCACACGCCTCGCGACGGCCTCGCCGACGGCGGCCCACGCCGGGGCGGGGCCGGCCTCGAGGCACGTGACGTCCGCGCCGTGGGCGAGGGCCGCGGTCGCGACCTCGGCGCCGATCCAGCCCGCCCCCACCACGACGACGCGGGCGCCGGGCACGAGGCGGGCGCGCAGCGCGACGGCGTCCTCCCACGTCCGGACCGCGTGCTGCGGCCCGTCGCCGCGCAGCAGCACGGGTTCCGCGCCGCTGGCCACCACGAGGGCGTCGTAGCGCTCCTCGCCCGTCGTGCCCGTGCCCGTCGTGCCCGTCGTGCCCGTCGTGCCCGTCGTCGTGGTGACGCGGCGGGCGAGCGGGTCCAGGGCGAGGGCCCTGGTGCCGGTGCGCACGTCGACGCCCAGGTCGTCGAGGCCGGTGCCGTCGGCGGCCAGGTCCGAGACGGAACCCGCCGGCGACGGCCCGGGCGCGTCGCCCGGACCGGGCAGCAGCACATGCTTGGACAGCGGCGGCCGGTCGTAGGGCCGGTGCGGCTCGCGGCCCAGCACGACGACCTCACCGACGAAGCCGAGCCGGCGCACCTCCTGGCAGAGGCGGAGCGCGGCGAGGCCGGCGCCGACGACGAGCAGCCGGCCGTCGGCGGGGAGCAGCGCGGGCACGCCCCGACCGTAGCGACGGCCGCGACGCGCGGCACCCGGCCCCACGGCGGCGCAGGGCGGGGGACGAACCGGGACAGCGGGCGCGGAACCGGCCCGGGTGCCCCGACCGGGGGTCCGCCGTCAGGGTGAGACGACACGTCGCGCGGGCGGCGGGCTCCTGCGACCGGCAGGTCCGGCCGATCACGTGAGGATGACCCGCTCCGGGGCCCTCGCGTCCGTCTGCCTGCTCCTCGGGCTGGCCGTGTACGCCGTCCTCGGCCCGGTCCCGCTGGGGTGGGTGGACCTCTACGTGGTCGTGTCCGGCGGCGCCGTCGCGCTGGGCTGGTGGCAGCTGGAGCGGCGGGCGCCGCAGCAGCCGTGGGCGTGGCGCTGGCTGCTCGCGGGCTACACGGCCTGGGTCGTGGGGGACCTGGTGTGGACCTGGGAGAACGGGCCGGACGGTCCGCAGTGGTTCCCCGGCGTCGCCGACGTGCTGTACCTGCTGGGCTACGTGGGGCTGGGCGCGGGTGCGATGGTCATGGTGCGGGTCCGGGCGACCGCGCGCGACCGGACCGCGGTCCTCGACGCCGTCGTCGTCGCGGTGGGCGTCGCGGTCCCCACCGTCGCCTTCCTCGTGCAGCCCGCCGCGGCCGACGCCGACCTGTCGACGGCCGGCAAGGTCGTCGCGTCGGCGTACCCGCTGCTCGACGTCTTCCTGCTCGCGGTCCTCGCCCGCCTGCTCACGACACCCGGTGCCCGCACGCCCGCCTTCGGGCTGCTCGCGGGCTCGCTCGTGCTCACCTTCTGCGCCGACGCCGCGTGGAACGCCGGCGTGGTCCTGCGCGGCGACGACTT
Proteins encoded in this window:
- a CDS encoding ATP-binding protein, whose amino-acid sequence is MNDTRELVLPPKATSPREARRWVAGLLDGWGLEPLVEQVELLTTEVVTNALLHAGTTMQVRVGREGEGVRVEVEDGSQVMPLRRHYSPTASTGRGMTLLSSLADDFGWHGSERGKVTWFVVTTVRSAWDTFELDDVMGGP
- a CDS encoding NAD(P)/FAD-dependent oxidoreductase, with the translated sequence MPALLPADGRLLVVGAGLAALRLCQEVRRLGFVGEVVVLGREPHRPYDRPPLSKHVLLPGPGDAPGPSPAGSVSDLAADGTGLDDLGVDVRTGTRALALDPLARRVTTTTGTTGTTGTTGTGTTGEERYDALVVASGAEPVLLRGDGPQHAVRTWEDAVALRARLVPGARVVVVGAGWIGAEVATAALAHGADVTCLEAGPAPAWAAVGEAVARRVLTPLWRDVRLRTGTRVDRVVDEGVLLADGALVPADVVVVGVGVRPTVGWLRGSGVPLGAGVLVDEHLRSGADGVLAVGDAAERWSPRWRRRLRAEHWEEASTGPAVAARVLLDGPEGTPAHDPVPYVWSDQHGARVQLVGLPADDAGVVWREHVDGSPTATWLSRDGRLLAVLTVDRPREAAQARRAVGRAPDRATLADPATPLHRA
- a CDS encoding C40 family peptidase — protein: MPVRLAPLPLAAALAAAALCLGLVAAPATASDVEQAEDRVEELGREVAALTEDYNELREEARSQRERAEAVGAQVADQQVRIEDMQGELTGLAVEAFKRGGVDPQLAVLLRGGAEWVHSSSTLALLGERRSVSLSGLREAQVELQGLRRDEEAALAAVERTERDLGEKKERIEGQLAAAEDDLRAAQEAAAERERRRQEAIRAAAERRAAQEAASRARAADAEAASVAAASGASDAAGGSSDSGGSSGSGGSDASGGSNDSGGSGDSGAAAAAPVSGTTVSCGGRSVQAPDARTATVISFACSQMGKPYLWGAGGPNAYDCSGLTSRAWAQVGVSLPHSSRMQYSAGRKVSRGELRPGDLVYFYSPISHVGIYIGGGELVAAPSSGDVVKIQSMSYMPYAGGTRH